The proteins below come from a single Candidatus Bathyarchaeota archaeon genomic window:
- a CDS encoding replication factor C large subunit — protein MKNELWVEKYRPQKIADAIGNEEAKSTFIEWFKGKKRTAKKAVLLYGPPGVGKTTLVNAASKEFNFRVIEMNASDTRTEKAINKIAGPATAFVALDTFSSGSQGNILFMDEVDGIAGNEDRGGVSAIVKIVEKSRIPVIMAANDPDLSKLRPLKKVCLLIRFQQVRIPLIILALQRICKAEGIKAEFEALERIAENSRGDVRSAINDLQGLSEENKVLTAKDTMMLSYRNKDISMDETLASFFSAKSLTDANILLSRSNVDFDELLMSVSDNLPRRYADCNELAEAYDLVSKADMFRGRIGTENWHLLKYFYSTMAQAAAVAPTSYKPFQIKTPPEKIITLFWTKSKRTTLDKICAKIAAQCHISKATAKKDVVLFLKIMLQKPSSEGIVLGLGLLPEEVDFLLKMDRF, from the coding sequence TTGAAAAATGAGCTTTGGGTTGAAAAGTACAGACCGCAAAAAATAGCGGATGCCATAGGTAACGAAGAAGCCAAATCCACCTTTATTGAATGGTTCAAAGGCAAAAAACGCACCGCCAAAAAAGCCGTTTTACTCTACGGTCCACCAGGTGTTGGCAAAACAACCCTTGTAAACGCTGCTTCTAAAGAGTTTAATTTTCGTGTTATCGAAATGAACGCTTCTGATACACGAACTGAGAAGGCCATAAACAAAATCGCGGGACCAGCAACAGCCTTTGTCGCACTGGACACTTTTTCGTCTGGGAGCCAAGGAAACATCCTGTTCATGGATGAAGTGGATGGCATCGCAGGCAACGAAGACCGCGGCGGAGTAAGCGCAATTGTAAAAATTGTGGAAAAATCCCGCATCCCTGTTATCATGGCAGCCAACGACCCCGACCTAAGCAAGCTACGCCCTCTCAAGAAAGTGTGCCTGCTAATCAGGTTCCAACAGGTTCGCATACCCCTAATCATCTTGGCGCTTCAGAGAATTTGCAAAGCTGAAGGCATAAAGGCAGAGTTTGAGGCGTTGGAGCGGATTGCGGAAAATAGCCGTGGCGATGTACGCTCAGCCATTAATGACCTTCAGGGGTTAAGTGAAGAAAACAAGGTGCTAACCGCTAAGGACACGATGATGCTTAGCTACCGCAACAAAGACATCAGCATGGACGAAACGCTTGCAAGCTTTTTTTCAGCTAAATCTTTAACCGATGCTAACATTTTGCTTAGCCGCTCAAATGTGGATTTTGATGAGCTTTTAATGTCAGTTAGCGACAATTTGCCCCGAAGATACGCCGATTGCAACGAGTTGGCAGAAGCGTATGACCTTGTTTCTAAAGCTGACATGTTTAGAGGCAGAATTGGTACGGAGAACTGGCACCTGCTCAAATACTTCTACAGTACAATGGCACAGGCAGCCGCAGTTGCCCCAACATCCTACAAGCCCTTCCAAATCAAAACGCCACCCGAAAAAATCATCACACTCTTCTGGACAAAAAGCAAACGCACCACACTGGACAAAATATGCGCAAAAATCGCAGCCCAATGCCACATCTCCAAAGCAACCGCAAAAAAAGACGTGGTTCTTTTCCTCAAAATTATGCTGCAAAAACCAAGTTCAGAAGGGATTGTTTTGGGTTTGGGTCTTTTGCCTGAAGAGGTTGATTTTCTGCTTAAAATGGACAGGTTCTGA
- a CDS encoding glutamate synthase-related protein, whose product MNERVHKNSSFLNGKSTCGTNTRLKDTNTLSGMCPICIRDCPVLCEISLSAFRGREALYPEPSQFGTSTAGALKNFGLDWSHLSIQAGLLEAQGIEETSEAAIFPNANVETVVGGMSLKLPVLTGAFGSTEVARANWDGLAIGAALAGVSVTIGENIAGMDVQSELTNGKVTHSPELKRRVESFRKFWDGKYGDVIIQTNVEDQRLGIDTYALSKLEVNIIERKWGQGAKAIGGEVRLKNIEKAILLKKRGYIVIPDPEDPVVQQAFREGVFNTFERHSRVDIPKEQNFLEDIEWLRRQGAKRVFLKTGAYRPTAVAYTMKWASEAKIDALSFDGAGGGTGMSPVPMMDEMSIPTLYLQALVMQCAQILKSKGKYVPDLVMAGGFIEESSIFKTIAMSNFGDGPMVKAVLMGRSPITAAMKASYFKQLAAEGKLPRSFTDKFGSTPEKFFIALPELKAKYGLRFSEIPLESVGVYTYLMDRVGVGLKQLLAGNRKWNLNLLARGDLMSLSELATKVTGIPLAHEVENDAVKKILDY is encoded by the coding sequence ATGAACGAAAGAGTACATAAAAACAGTTCATTTTTGAACGGTAAATCAACCTGTGGAACAAACACACGACTAAAAGACACCAACACACTCAGCGGCATGTGCCCAATATGCATCCGCGACTGCCCAGTTCTCTGCGAAATCAGCCTCTCAGCCTTCCGAGGACGCGAAGCACTCTACCCAGAACCCTCACAATTCGGAACAAGCACAGCAGGCGCACTCAAAAACTTTGGCTTAGACTGGTCACACCTAAGCATCCAAGCAGGCTTACTTGAAGCGCAAGGAATAGAAGAAACATCGGAAGCAGCCATATTCCCAAACGCAAACGTTGAAACCGTAGTTGGCGGAATGTCCCTGAAACTCCCCGTCTTAACAGGCGCATTTGGCTCAACCGAAGTCGCACGAGCAAACTGGGATGGACTGGCCATTGGTGCTGCTTTAGCAGGTGTTTCTGTTACCATTGGCGAAAACATTGCCGGCATGGATGTCCAATCAGAATTAACTAACGGAAAAGTCACTCATTCCCCCGAGCTTAAGCGAAGAGTTGAATCCTTCCGCAAGTTCTGGGATGGAAAATACGGTGACGTAATTATCCAAACAAACGTTGAAGACCAAAGATTAGGCATTGACACATATGCACTTTCAAAACTTGAAGTCAACATTATCGAACGCAAATGGGGACAAGGTGCAAAAGCCATCGGTGGAGAAGTACGCCTCAAAAATATCGAAAAAGCCATCCTGCTTAAAAAACGAGGCTACATTGTCATTCCAGACCCAGAAGACCCAGTGGTTCAGCAAGCATTTCGAGAAGGCGTCTTTAACACGTTTGAACGCCACAGCAGAGTAGACATACCCAAAGAACAAAACTTCTTAGAAGACATAGAATGGCTCAGAAGGCAAGGCGCCAAAAGAGTCTTCCTCAAAACAGGCGCATACCGACCCACAGCAGTAGCCTACACAATGAAATGGGCATCTGAAGCAAAAATTGATGCGCTCAGCTTTGATGGCGCAGGCGGCGGAACAGGAATGAGCCCAGTGCCAATGATGGATGAAATGAGCATTCCAACATTATATCTGCAAGCACTCGTTATGCAGTGTGCTCAGATTCTAAAGAGCAAAGGCAAGTACGTTCCAGACCTTGTTATGGCAGGCGGATTCATCGAAGAAAGCAGCATCTTCAAAACCATCGCAATGAGCAACTTCGGAGACGGACCAATGGTAAAAGCGGTCTTGATGGGACGCAGCCCAATCACGGCGGCGATGAAAGCAAGCTACTTCAAACAACTCGCAGCAGAAGGCAAACTGCCAAGAAGCTTCACTGACAAGTTCGGCTCAACCCCAGAGAAATTCTTCATCGCCCTACCCGAACTAAAAGCAAAATATGGACTACGATTCAGTGAAATTCCACTGGAAAGCGTCGGCGTATACACCTATCTGATGGACAGAGTAGGAGTTGGCTTAAAGCAGCTACTGGCAGGCAACCGTAAATGGAACCTGAATCTGCTTGCACGCGGTGACCTCATGAGTCTTAGCGAACTTGCCACAAAAGTCACAGGCATTCCATTGGCGCATGAAGTTGAAAACGACGCAGTCAAAAAAATTCTTGACTACTAA
- a CDS encoding Glu/Leu/Phe/Val dehydrogenase — MAQEQGSLNVAQEQLRLAAEKLQLDSGIHQMLSQPKRSITVSINIHRDDGAIGVFQGVRVQHWDAYGPFKGGIRYYPDVTLDEVTALAMLMTWKCAIVDVPFGGAKGGVCVDTKKLSNPEQERITRRYVSLIYDYLGPQRDIPAPDMYTDAQTMAWIMDTYSQLKGYSVPESVTGKPVEIGGSWGRVEATGRGVIHCIKQAAQNNSLKLKGASVAIQGFGNVGYHAAVAAREIGCKVVAVSDSSGAIYCPDGLNPHGILEYKEKTGSVQGYPGSRNISNQELLELKCDVLIPAALAGQITGKNADKIKAEMVAEAANGPTTPEADKILDEKGVYLIPDILANSGGVTVSYFEWVQNLTREQWTLEMVNRKLEEKMSKAFNDVEAVVTRQESDMRTGALMLGVGRVANAIKTRGLWP; from the coding sequence ATGGCGCAAGAACAAGGCAGCTTAAATGTTGCACAAGAACAGCTCAGGCTGGCAGCAGAAAAACTCCAACTCGACAGCGGCATCCACCAGATGCTAAGCCAGCCTAAACGTTCCATTACAGTTAGCATAAATATTCACCGTGACGACGGTGCAATAGGTGTTTTTCAAGGAGTCCGCGTGCAGCATTGGGATGCGTATGGTCCATTCAAGGGCGGCATCCGCTACTACCCCGACGTTACGTTGGATGAGGTTACTGCTTTAGCGATGCTGATGACTTGGAAATGCGCTATTGTAGATGTTCCCTTTGGAGGCGCAAAAGGCGGTGTATGCGTGGACACCAAAAAACTAAGCAATCCCGAACAAGAACGCATAACACGACGCTACGTCAGCTTAATTTACGATTATCTTGGTCCACAACGAGACATTCCAGCTCCTGATATGTACACGGACGCGCAGACTATGGCTTGGATAATGGACACGTACAGTCAACTCAAAGGTTACAGCGTACCCGAAAGCGTCACAGGAAAACCTGTTGAAATTGGGGGTTCATGGGGCAGAGTAGAAGCAACAGGCAGAGGCGTAATCCACTGCATAAAACAAGCAGCCCAAAACAACAGTCTAAAACTCAAAGGCGCCAGCGTTGCCATTCAGGGCTTTGGAAACGTGGGATATCACGCTGCGGTAGCGGCAAGGGAAATTGGCTGCAAAGTAGTGGCGGTAAGCGATTCCTCAGGCGCTATTTATTGTCCGGACGGATTAAATCCACATGGCATTTTGGAGTATAAAGAAAAAACGGGTTCTGTGCAAGGCTACCCGGGCAGCAGAAACATCAGTAACCAAGAATTACTTGAACTAAAATGTGACGTTCTCATACCCGCAGCCTTGGCTGGGCAAATCACGGGTAAAAACGCGGACAAAATCAAAGCAGAGATGGTTGCGGAAGCCGCTAATGGACCAACCACGCCAGAAGCAGATAAAATCCTCGACGAGAAAGGTGTCTATCTGATTCCTGACATTCTCGCCAACAGTGGCGGCGTAACCGTGAGCTATTTTGAGTGGGTGCAAAACCTCACGCGGGAGCAGTGGACGCTTGAGATGGTGAATCGTAAGCTTGAGGAGAAAATGAGCAAGGCGTTTAATGATGTGGAAGCAGTTGTGACGCGGCAGGAAAGCGACATGAGAACGGGTGCTTTGATGTTGGGTGTGGGTAGAGTGGCAAATGCCATAAAAACGCGGGGACTATGGCCATAA
- a CDS encoding DUF116 domain-containing protein, producing the protein MPYKFTFDLSKVPRFFFTELATVSYQKGMHKSLITTLMDINKKFKIQEATGLNLNDSLVLIQDILDLQAINMIERKKFLKTKKRALFLPHCSRKYRDGRCKAEFNSEVPSYTCAHCSPDCLVYQAEQYAKQKGYDVYVLPGGSCIPKILAKTHYEGLVGVACGEETRLLGPMLEAMNVAGQAIPLIKNGCANTVFSMETLTKTL; encoded by the coding sequence ATGCCCTATAAGTTCACATTTGACTTGTCCAAGGTTCCACGATTTTTCTTTACTGAACTCGCAACAGTTAGTTATCAGAAGGGCATGCATAAATCCTTAATCACAACGCTGATGGACATAAACAAAAAATTCAAAATCCAAGAAGCCACAGGACTCAACCTAAACGATTCACTGGTACTCATACAAGACATACTGGATTTACAAGCAATCAACATGATTGAACGCAAAAAGTTTCTAAAAACCAAAAAAAGAGCCCTGTTCCTTCCACACTGCAGCAGAAAATATAGGGATGGACGATGCAAAGCAGAATTTAACTCCGAAGTTCCATCCTACACCTGTGCACATTGCTCCCCAGACTGCCTAGTTTATCAGGCAGAGCAATATGCCAAACAGAAAGGCTATGACGTGTATGTCTTACCCGGTGGTTCCTGTATTCCCAAGATTTTGGCAAAAACACATTATGAGGGGCTTGTGGGTGTTGCTTGCGGGGAAGAAACCCGATTGTTAGGTCCAATGCTTGAAGCAATGAATGTTGCTGGGCAAGCTATTCCGTTGATTAAAAACGGTTGCGCCAACACGGTTTTCAGCATGGAAACCCTTACAAAAACCCTCTAG